In Streptomyces violaceusniger Tu 4113, one DNA window encodes the following:
- a CDS encoding fatty acid desaturase family protein encodes MSETVALSVSTAPGGAAGQRGSEFTALLRKVRGRGLLERRRGWYARMIAVNLLVLAAVVTGLVLAGDTWWTLLLAVPLAVWSARTAYVGHDAGHAQIAVGRRANRAIGLLHGNLLLGMSYAWWNDKHNRHHANPNHIEKDPDVGAGALVWTAEQAAVRRGFARWVTRHQAWLFFPMLLLEGIALKVSSVKDLWRQPVGGRAVEGVLLALHAAGYGALLLTCLPVGKAVVFGLLHQALFGLHLGMAFAPNHKGMEMPGPAGERWGHLRRQVLTSRNVRGGPVTDWLLGGLNYQIEHHLFPNMPRCHLGLVQPLVREHCRSLGLPYAETGLLDSYRQGLRHMHAVGGAARPE; translated from the coding sequence ATGTCTGAGACCGTCGCGCTGTCTGTGTCCACCGCACCCGGTGGCGCCGCCGGGCAGCGGGGGAGTGAGTTCACTGCGCTGCTGCGGAAGGTCAGGGGGCGGGGGCTGTTGGAGCGTCGCAGGGGCTGGTACGCGCGGATGATCGCCGTGAACCTCCTGGTCCTGGCCGCGGTGGTGACGGGGTTGGTCCTGGCCGGGGACACCTGGTGGACGCTGTTGTTGGCTGTGCCGCTGGCCGTCTGGTCTGCCCGCACCGCTTACGTCGGCCACGATGCCGGGCACGCCCAGATCGCCGTGGGCCGCCGGGCGAATCGCGCTATCGGACTGCTCCACGGCAATCTGCTTCTGGGCATGAGTTACGCGTGGTGGAACGACAAGCACAACCGGCACCACGCCAACCCCAATCACATCGAGAAGGACCCGGACGTCGGCGCCGGCGCGCTGGTGTGGACTGCGGAGCAGGCGGCTGTGCGCCGCGGGTTCGCCCGTTGGGTCACCCGCCACCAGGCGTGGCTGTTCTTCCCGATGCTGCTGCTGGAAGGCATTGCCCTGAAGGTGAGCAGTGTGAAGGACCTGTGGCGGCAGCCGGTGGGCGGGCGGGCTGTGGAGGGCGTGCTGCTGGCGCTGCATGCGGCCGGTTACGGTGCCCTGCTGCTGACCTGCCTGCCGGTGGGGAAGGCGGTGGTGTTCGGGCTGCTTCATCAGGCGCTTTTCGGGCTCCATCTGGGAATGGCTTTCGCGCCCAATCACAAGGGCATGGAGATGCCCGGCCCGGCGGGGGAGCGGTGGGGTCATCTGCGCCGTCAGGTCCTGACTTCGCGTAACGTGCGGGGCGGGCCGGTCACGGACTGGCTTCTGGGCGGGCTGAACTACCAGATCGAGCACCATCTCTTCCCGAACATGCCCAGGTGTCACCTTGGGCTCGTACAGCCTCTGGTGCGGGAACACTGCCGCAGTCTCGGGCTCCCGTATGCCGAGACCGGGCTGCTGGACTCCTATCGGCAAGGGCTGCGGCACATGCACGCGGTCGGCGGTGCGGCCCGGCCCGAGTGA
- a CDS encoding peptidoglycan-binding protein: protein MSRWKAFPDSLDDRVQQLVVQLRRLKDRSGLSLSSMASKTGYSRSSWERYLNGKALAPREAVEALARVCGVGTARLLVLHELAEEAWRMEDAATAAADIPTRGGARRAVLIGVLTTVLLGALVVGLLVAAPWSDHGNSGKGTAATAHGVFAYQPGKTYPCAVRRKNGQLYAGYSTTRTAVLSRPGWDVVEAQCLLDHLGFDPGGVDGVDGEMTTRAVKRLQEKAGLATDGLVGPQTWKVLRG from the coding sequence GTGTCGCGTTGGAAGGCGTTTCCGGATTCTCTCGACGACCGGGTGCAGCAGTTGGTCGTCCAGCTGCGGCGGCTGAAGGACCGCAGCGGATTGAGCCTGTCGTCGATGGCGTCCAAGACCGGCTACAGCCGCTCCTCCTGGGAGCGCTACCTCAACGGAAAGGCGCTGGCGCCGCGAGAGGCAGTGGAGGCACTGGCGCGGGTGTGCGGCGTAGGGACGGCACGGCTCCTGGTGCTCCATGAGCTTGCTGAAGAGGCCTGGCGGATGGAAGACGCAGCCACCGCAGCGGCGGACATCCCGACGCGGGGCGGCGCCCGCCGGGCAGTGCTGATCGGTGTCCTCACGACTGTGCTGCTCGGCGCACTGGTCGTCGGCCTGCTGGTCGCGGCGCCGTGGAGCGACCACGGGAACAGTGGGAAGGGCACGGCGGCCACGGCCCATGGGGTCTTCGCCTACCAGCCGGGAAAGACCTACCCTTGCGCGGTCAGGCGGAAGAACGGACAGCTGTACGCGGGGTACAGCACCACCCGCACCGCCGTGCTGAGCCGGCCGGGATGGGACGTGGTAGAGGCCCAGTGCTTGCTGGATCATCTGGGTTTCGACCCGGGCGGTGTGGACGGCGTCGACGGGGAGATGACGACGCGGGCCGTCAAGCGGCTGCAGGAGAAAGCCGGGCTGGCGACGGACGGCCTGGTGGGTCCGCAGACCTGGAAGGTGCTTCGGGGGTGA
- a CDS encoding helix-turn-helix domain-containing protein, with the protein MKDVEAGTAALACARLAQELRRLRVRTGLSMAALAKETAYSKSSWERYLNGRQLAPRQAVESLCAMAGEPPERMVALWELADLEWSGRARKAVRPAAERAVARPDSDQRDEGGPPADRAGQSPEGGVRTRLRVRALAIAAVCAVGLATAVWAAVLSGTGAGERAGRASPPAAVAPGCRAQMCTGKSPELMGCGRPGRVRTLGPQRTTSTGARLEIRYSAECSAAWARMWRSHAGDTLEVSVPGGRPQRVGAADTYDEENFLFTPMVGGRDLTGLRVCFEPAASGREECFRR; encoded by the coding sequence GTGAAGGACGTCGAGGCGGGCACCGCGGCGCTCGCATGTGCACGGCTTGCTCAGGAGCTGCGCCGGCTGAGAGTGCGTACGGGCCTGAGCATGGCCGCGTTGGCCAAGGAAACCGCGTACAGCAAGTCCTCCTGGGAGCGCTATCTCAATGGCAGGCAACTCGCTCCGCGCCAGGCCGTCGAGTCACTGTGTGCGATGGCGGGGGAACCGCCCGAGCGCATGGTGGCGCTGTGGGAACTGGCCGATCTGGAGTGGAGCGGGCGGGCCCGGAAGGCAGTGCGCCCCGCAGCCGAAAGAGCGGTGGCGCGGCCGGACAGCGATCAGCGGGACGAGGGCGGCCCGCCCGCTGATCGTGCCGGACAGAGTCCGGAGGGGGGCGTGCGCACCAGGCTGCGCGTGCGGGCCCTCGCCATCGCTGCCGTCTGCGCGGTCGGCCTGGCGACGGCGGTGTGGGCGGCCGTGCTCTCCGGCACGGGGGCCGGCGAGCGGGCGGGGCGGGCCTCGCCTCCCGCGGCAGTCGCCCCTGGATGTCGCGCGCAGATGTGCACGGGCAAAAGCCCGGAGCTGATGGGCTGCGGCAGGCCCGGGCGAGTCCGGACACTCGGCCCGCAGCGCACCACCTCCACCGGTGCACGGCTCGAAATCAGGTACAGCGCGGAGTGCAGCGCCGCATGGGCACGGATGTGGCGCTCACACGCCGGCGACACCCTGGAAGTGTCGGTACCGGGCGGCCGGCCACAACGGGTCGGGGCCGCCGACACATACGACGAGGAGAACTTCCTCTTCACTCCCATGGTCGGCGGCCGGGATCTCACCGGCCTCCGGGTGTGCTTCGAGCCGGCGGCCAGCGGACGCGAGGAGTGCTTCCGGCGCTGA
- a CDS encoding DsbA family oxidoreductase has product MPAVNGQQRLRIEVWSDVVCPWCYIGKRRLDKALDQFGHADEVEVVWRSFQLDPAHREGAREAVYDALARKTGGSPAQVRAMTGQLAQLGAAEGLAYDFDRAVLVNTFDAHRLNQLGRAHGLGTQTHERLMRAHLTEGEILDDTETLVRLGNDVGIPAEETRTVLAGDAYAADVLQDTRQAQALGAGGVPFFALNRTYGLSGAQPVDTFLSALHKAAATPGTATR; this is encoded by the coding sequence GTGCCCGCTGTGAACGGGCAGCAGCGACTGCGGATCGAGGTGTGGTCGGACGTCGTGTGCCCGTGGTGCTACATCGGCAAGCGCCGGCTGGACAAGGCACTCGACCAGTTCGGACACGCAGACGAAGTCGAGGTGGTGTGGCGCAGCTTCCAGCTCGACCCCGCTCACCGTGAAGGCGCGCGGGAGGCCGTGTACGACGCCCTTGCCCGGAAGACGGGCGGCTCACCGGCCCAGGTCCGTGCGATGACCGGACAGCTCGCGCAGCTGGGGGCCGCAGAGGGACTCGCCTACGACTTCGACCGGGCCGTCCTCGTCAACACCTTCGATGCCCACCGCCTCAATCAGCTGGGCCGTGCCCACGGCCTCGGCACCCAGACGCACGAGCGGCTGATGCGCGCCCACCTGACCGAGGGCGAGATCCTCGACGACACCGAGACCCTCGTCCGGCTCGGGAACGACGTCGGGATCCCGGCCGAGGAGACACGCACGGTTCTCGCCGGCGACGCCTACGCGGCCGACGTTTTGCAGGACACCCGCCAGGCTCAGGCGCTCGGCGCCGGCGGAGTGCCGTTCTTCGCCCTGAACCGCACATACGGCCTCTCCGGCGCGCAGCCGGTCGACACCTTCCTGTCCGCGCTGCACAAGGCCGCTGCCACACCCGGCACGGCAACTCGCTGA
- a CDS encoding caspase family protein yields the protein MPADPHYRALLIGNATFPRDPHALLTLRGPLVDIEKLGQALTDDKVGLFPPDNVLSLPDKGVQELREELDQFFTTAGREDVLLLYYSGHGQLDEHGRLYLCAGDTTPDRLRATTLSAAEINNMIDSSAAATTIIVLDCCHSGTFKTGASLASPVAGKGRYVLASNRATQLARDAEVEGQPSPFTGMLVHGLRHAQSTSYLTVRELYDQVHHWMTKSTPLPPQLSFAGEGDVAIARRKKNRPRPRPAIPPAPDLLRAPLAGIRKKPTAEPATQTPSPRHLESDPPPTTRGSVTLIEGRGSTIWEWAGNWGYAGPWSILLLVIPAYYQFLAYHMVPTVWDFLGIKFNGPDENLSGGIGLQAVQLVLFLTLIFGPCTVVLGVIGGLIGVLASPLRLQVDGVALSKLGRGGKVVDRSWDDITKVYVKAGTKALTVRIAPGTKQADFDSWDIRPANPLAAREFIRLVRFYASSKFEDPKPDSSK from the coding sequence ATGCCGGCCGACCCGCACTACCGCGCGTTGCTGATCGGAAACGCTACTTTCCCTCGCGACCCCCATGCGCTGCTGACTCTGCGCGGACCGTTGGTCGACATCGAGAAACTCGGACAAGCACTGACCGATGACAAGGTCGGGCTGTTCCCTCCTGACAACGTCCTGTCCCTGCCGGACAAGGGAGTTCAGGAACTGCGGGAAGAGCTAGACCAATTCTTCACCACTGCAGGGCGCGAGGACGTGCTGCTGCTGTATTACAGCGGCCACGGCCAGCTCGATGAACACGGGCGCCTGTACCTGTGCGCCGGCGACACCACGCCGGACCGGCTCCGCGCCACGACGCTGAGCGCCGCGGAGATCAACAACATGATCGACAGCTCAGCCGCCGCGACCACTATCATCGTGCTCGACTGCTGCCACAGCGGCACGTTCAAGACAGGCGCCAGCCTGGCCTCTCCGGTGGCAGGCAAGGGCCGGTACGTCCTGGCCAGCAACAGGGCCACGCAGCTCGCACGCGATGCCGAAGTAGAGGGGCAGCCCAGCCCATTCACCGGAATGCTCGTGCACGGCCTGCGGCACGCCCAGTCCACCAGCTACCTCACGGTCCGTGAGCTCTACGACCAGGTGCACCACTGGATGACCAAGAGCACCCCCCTGCCCCCACAGCTGAGCTTCGCCGGGGAGGGCGACGTCGCCATCGCCCGCCGAAAGAAGAACCGTCCTCGGCCAAGACCCGCGATCCCCCCAGCGCCTGACCTCCTGCGCGCCCCCCTTGCCGGCATCAGGAAGAAGCCGACTGCCGAACCCGCCACCCAGACGCCCTCCCCGCGTCACCTCGAATCCGACCCGCCGCCGACCACGCGCGGATCAGTGACACTCATCGAAGGGCGCGGAAGCACAATCTGGGAGTGGGCCGGCAACTGGGGCTATGCCGGCCCCTGGAGCATCCTGTTGCTGGTGATACCCGCGTACTACCAGTTTTTGGCGTACCACATGGTGCCTACTGTGTGGGACTTTCTCGGCATAAAGTTTAATGGCCCGGACGAAAACCTGTCCGGGGGGATCGGGCTGCAAGCCGTACAGCTCGTTCTCTTCCTCACCCTGATATTTGGTCCCTGTACGGTCGTCCTGGGGGTCATTGGTGGACTCATAGGAGTTTTGGCGTCGCCGTTGAGGCTGCAGGTCGATGGTGTCGCCCTCTCCAAACTCGGGCGCGGCGGGAAGGTGGTGGACCGAAGCTGGGACGACATCACCAAGGTATACGTGAAGGCCGGCACGAAGGCACTCACCGTGCGCATCGCTCCGGGGACCAAGCAAGCAGACTTCGACAGCTGGGATATTCGCCCCGCTAACCCGCTGGCGGCGAGAGAGTTCATCCGTCT
- a CDS encoding winged helix-turn-helix transcriptional regulator translates to MSVTNMNVPETVKATDDCAVREVLDLVGDKWSVLIVVLLGRRTHRFSELHRAIEGISQRMLTLTLRALARDGLITRTPHATVPPRVDYELTDLGRTLLDPLTALDTWANTHREEIRAARRRHDQAS, encoded by the coding sequence ATGTCAGTCACGAACATGAATGTGCCCGAGACCGTCAAAGCGACCGACGACTGTGCCGTGCGTGAGGTGCTCGACCTGGTGGGCGACAAGTGGAGCGTGCTGATCGTCGTCCTCCTCGGCCGGCGCACCCACCGCTTCTCCGAGCTGCACCGCGCCATCGAAGGGATCAGCCAGCGCATGCTCACCCTGACCCTGCGCGCGTTGGCCCGCGACGGCCTCATCACCCGTACCCCGCATGCGACTGTCCCGCCCCGGGTCGACTACGAGCTGACCGACCTCGGCCGGACCCTGCTGGACCCCCTGACGGCGCTGGACACCTGGGCCAACACCCACCGCGAAGAGATCCGGGCCGCCCGCCGACGCCACGACCAGGCCTCCTGA
- a CDS encoding FMN-dependent NADH-azoreductase has protein sequence MSYLLHIDSSATPGDGSVSRKVARSFRASFTGPVIHRDLGLAPVPHLTAESITARSTDPAHHTPEQAKAQALQDELIEEFLGASAYLFTVPLYNLTMPSVFKAWLDQIIIFGRTLTTGTTPPTAGRSATVITARGGSFGPGTPNHGMDHLIPTLETILNRMLGLHLHIIQPELTHAPHVPAMAHLIPLHETALATAHEQAAQQGKLLTKHFAA, from the coding sequence ATGTCGTATCTGCTCCACATCGATTCCTCGGCCACTCCCGGCGACGGATCCGTCTCCCGCAAGGTCGCCCGGTCCTTCCGTGCCTCCTTTACCGGCCCCGTCATCCACCGCGACCTCGGCCTGGCACCGGTCCCCCACCTCACCGCCGAGAGCATCACCGCCCGCAGCACCGACCCCGCCCACCACACCCCGGAGCAGGCCAAGGCACAGGCCCTCCAGGACGAACTCATCGAGGAGTTCCTCGGCGCGAGCGCCTACCTCTTCACCGTCCCCCTGTACAACCTCACGATGCCCTCCGTGTTCAAAGCATGGCTGGACCAGATCATCATCTTCGGCCGAACCCTGACCACCGGAACCACTCCACCCACCGCCGGCCGCTCCGCCACCGTCATCACCGCCCGCGGCGGCAGCTTCGGACCCGGCACCCCCAACCACGGCATGGACCACCTCATACCCACCCTCGAAACCATCCTCAACCGCATGCTCGGCCTGCACCTGCACATCATCCAGCCCGAACTCACCCACGCCCCCCACGTCCCCGCAATGGCCCACCTCATCCCCCTCCACGAAACGGCCCTGGCCACCGCACACGAACAAGCCGCCCAGCAAGGCAAACTCCTCACCAAACACTTCGCCGCCTGA
- a CDS encoding DUF6192 family protein, with the protein MRRTPDAANRQVGRQVENPETPREKITAIRSPARDEEIAAAVTTDFLQRPQIAAKSALGGQGPGGRGVHHDKSGATTTARPVAAAGRRLQGHDRPDGSPSHPERTRPPGETRHQHIKVASAQAGRAIKSIAKTDRGSSRALYQDQLNTK; encoded by the coding sequence GTGAGGCGGACGCCGGATGCAGCCAACCGGCAAGTCGGCCGCCAGGTCGAGAACCCCGAGACGCCGCGCGAGAAGATCACGGCGATCCGCTCACCGGCCCGGGACGAGGAGATCGCCGCAGCGGTGACCACCGACTTCCTGCAGCGTCCGCAGATCGCGGCCAAAAGTGCCCTTGGAGGACAAGGTCCGGGTGGTAGAGGAGTTCACCACGACAAGTCGGGGGCAACCACCACGGCCAGGCCTGTTGCGGCGGCCGGACGTCGCCTTCAAGGCCACGACCGACCTGATGGCTCGCCCTCTCATCCGGAGAGAACACGACCTCCTGGCGAGACCCGACACCAGCACATCAAAGTCGCCTCGGCGCAGGCGGGGCGTGCGATCAAGTCCATCGCCAAGACAGATCGAGGATCGAGCCGCGCTCTCTACCAGGACCAGCTCAACACCAAGTGA
- a CDS encoding IS5 family transposase (programmed frameshift), whose protein sequence is MAPLLPPAPERRHRHPGRLRIPDRAALAGVMYVLRTGVAWRDVPSETVGCSGVTAWRRLRDWTEAGLCPRLHAALLTELRRAGLLDLDDCSVDGSHVRALKRGDHVGPSPVDRARPGSKHHLIVDRHGTPLAVTLTGGNRHDVTQLLPLLDAVPSIRGQRGRPRRRSRRLYADRGYDFDKYRRLLWKRGIKPLIARRGVAHGSGLGKVRWVVERAFAWLHQFKRLRTRYERRADLHQGLLELACSLICLRRLQRTANRSVSSGGELQPHRYAPCSP, encoded by the exons GTGGCCCCGCTGCTGCCGCCCGCCCCCGAACGGCGCCACCGCCACCCGGGGCGGCTGCGGATTCCCGACCGAGCGGCGCTCGCCGGCGTCATGTACGTGCTGCGGACCGGTGTCGCGTGGCGCGATGTCCCCTCGGAGACCGTGGGCTGTTCCGGTGTGACCGCCTGGCGCCGCCTGCGGGACTGGACCGAGGCCGGTCTCTGCCCTCGCCTGCACGCCGCCTTGTTGACCGAGCTTCGTCGCGCCGGCCTGCTGGACCTGGACGACTGCTCCGTGGACGGGTCGCACGTCCGGGCTCTCA AAAGGGGGGATCACGTCGGTCCCTCGCCCGTCGATCGGGCCCGTCCTGGCTCGAAGCACCACCTGATCGTCGACCGTCACGGAACCCCGCTCGCCGTCACGCTGACCGGCGGGAACCGGCACGACGTCACCCAGCTCCTGCCCTTGCTCGACGCCGTCCCGTCAATTCGCGGCCAGCGGGGACGCCCTCGTCGCAGGTCCCGGCGCCTGTACGCGGACCGGGGCTACGACTTCGACAAGTACCGCCGCCTGCTGTGGAAACGCGGCATCAAACCGCTGATCGCCCGACGCGGCGTCGCCCACGGCTCCGGACTGGGCAAGGTGCGCTGGGTGGTCGAGCGCGCCTTCGCCTGGCTGCACCAGTTCAAACGGCTCCGCACCCGCTACGAACGACGCGCCGATCTCCACCAGGGCCTGCTCGAACTGGCCTGCAGCCTGATATGTCTGCGCCGGCTCCAACGAACGGCCAATCGCTCGGTCAGTAGCGGAGGCGAGCTTCAGCCCCATAGATACGCACCATGCAGTCCTTGA
- a CDS encoding alginate lyase family protein: MARTRTALLSVLALLAGLLSLQLSGPAPRATAAPAAFTHPGVLVSRAQLDYARSKVQADQQPWKAAYDDMMGSSYASLSRTPRPRAVVECGSSSNPNHGCTEERQDAIAAYTDALAWYFTRDSKYAKKSIEIMDAWSSTITDHTNSNAPLQSGWSGATWPRAAEIIKYTYDGGWPGAGRFATMLRNVYLPEVINGAATKNGNWELVMTEAAIGIAVFLDDRSAYDKAVSTYLDRVPAYVYLTGDGDLPKPPADSSIDTEAEIIKYWQGQSTFADGLAQETCRDFGHTGWGIASIADIAETSRIQGQDLYPKIQDRLRYALGFHTAYENGTTVPSWLCGGTVKKGLDQVTEVGFNALHNRLGISMSNTQKYTEAHRPSGTDNYFNAWTTLTHADNPS; this comes from the coding sequence ATGGCACGAACCAGAACCGCGTTACTCAGTGTTCTCGCCCTGCTGGCCGGTCTGCTGAGCCTTCAGCTCAGCGGACCGGCCCCGCGGGCCACGGCCGCGCCGGCCGCCTTCACCCACCCCGGGGTGCTGGTGAGCCGGGCCCAACTCGACTACGCCCGTTCGAAGGTGCAGGCCGACCAGCAGCCCTGGAAGGCCGCCTACGACGACATGATGGGCAGTTCCTACGCCTCGCTGTCGCGCACCCCCCGACCACGCGCCGTCGTGGAGTGCGGCTCGTCGTCCAACCCCAACCACGGGTGCACCGAGGAGCGCCAGGACGCCATCGCGGCCTACACCGACGCGCTCGCCTGGTACTTCACCCGGGACAGCAAGTACGCCAAGAAGTCGATCGAGATCATGGACGCCTGGTCCTCCACGATCACTGATCACACCAACAGCAACGCCCCGCTGCAGTCCGGCTGGTCCGGCGCCACCTGGCCGCGCGCCGCCGAGATCATCAAGTACACCTACGACGGCGGCTGGCCGGGCGCCGGACGCTTCGCCACCATGCTGCGGAACGTGTACCTCCCCGAGGTGATCAACGGCGCCGCCACCAAGAACGGCAACTGGGAGCTGGTGATGACCGAGGCGGCCATCGGCATCGCGGTCTTTCTCGATGACCGCTCCGCCTACGACAAGGCGGTCAGCACCTACCTCGACCGCGTCCCGGCGTACGTATACCTGACCGGCGACGGCGACCTGCCCAAGCCGCCCGCGGACAGCAGCATCGACACCGAGGCCGAGATCATCAAGTACTGGCAGGGCCAGAGCACCTTCGCCGACGGCCTCGCCCAGGAGACCTGCCGCGACTTCGGGCACACCGGCTGGGGCATCGCCTCCATCGCGGACATCGCGGAGACCAGCCGCATCCAGGGCCAGGACCTCTACCCGAAGATCCAGGACCGGCTGCGCTACGCACTGGGCTTCCACACCGCCTACGAGAACGGCACCACCGTGCCCTCCTGGCTGTGCGGCGGCACCGTCAAGAAGGGTCTGGACCAGGTCACTGAGGTCGGCTTCAACGCCCTCCACAATCGCCTCGGCATCAGCATGTCCAACACCCAGAAGTACACCGAGGCCCACCGCCCGTCCGGCACGGACAACTACTTCAACGCCTGGACGACCCTCACCCACGCGGACAATCCGTCCTGA
- a CDS encoding peptidoglycan-binding domain-containing protein — MRLKTLSVRAGLLAATAALGIGSLLAPPATAATPPSTISKGDTGHGVWCVQHAVNNYYKTYYGKSSGPLTEDAAFGTSTADWVAWYQGRYGLHADSVVGKSTGFWIITDDGYYSNYCKAYVPHGSHP, encoded by the coding sequence ATGCGCCTCAAGACCCTCAGCGTGCGGGCCGGCCTGCTCGCCGCAACCGCCGCCCTCGGCATCGGCTCCCTGCTCGCCCCGCCCGCCACAGCCGCCACCCCGCCCAGCACCATCAGCAAAGGAGACACCGGACACGGCGTCTGGTGCGTCCAGCACGCCGTCAACAACTACTACAAGACGTACTACGGCAAGAGCAGCGGCCCGCTCACCGAGGACGCGGCATTCGGCACCAGCACCGCCGACTGGGTGGCCTGGTACCAGGGCCGGTACGGCCTCCACGCCGACAGCGTCGTCGGCAAGAGCACCGGCTTCTGGATAATCACCGACGACGGCTACTACAGCAACTACTGCAAGGCATACGTGCCCCACGGGTCACACCCCTAA
- a CDS encoding effector-associated constant component EACC1, translated as MASDVELTITTGTAKFALEDQRWLDQVATLHAALRGEAGTISRRGVPEPGAKGAVEAVILALGSSGALTAAVACFRTWLARDKTRALTVTWTDDQGAEQTLTVTGNNVDQASFQALAEGVGRRLGAD; from the coding sequence ATGGCTTCCGATGTAGAGCTGACGATCACGACGGGCACGGCGAAGTTCGCTCTGGAGGACCAGCGCTGGTTAGATCAAGTAGCGACACTGCACGCCGCCCTGCGCGGGGAGGCCGGGACAATATCCCGGCGAGGTGTCCCGGAGCCAGGCGCGAAGGGTGCTGTGGAGGCCGTGATCCTCGCCCTGGGCTCGTCCGGCGCGTTGACCGCTGCGGTGGCGTGCTTCCGGACCTGGCTGGCGCGGGACAAGACACGGGCCCTGACGGTGACGTGGACCGATGACCAGGGCGCCGAGCAGACGCTGACGGTCACCGGCAACAACGTCGATCAAGCATCATTCCAGGCCCTGGCGGAGGGCGTCGGCAGGCGTCTCGGAGCCGACTGA
- a CDS encoding tyrosine-type recombinase/integrase, whose translation MAALAVVRDLRERWAPATAEELERFETDVLSGFVLARASAGLADGTIRGDVGHLDQIRTWFGRPLWDMEPADADAYFGKVLRHSPSGTRLGRSQALSTYFMFLELRHKVEIHRMTGRVVECPIDEMNRPRGAKDAQLRIPPSEPEVETLFTGWGGELATCRKFAPTARNYTASKLMSQVGLRVSEACKLDLADIKWDLGRFGKLHVRHGKGARGSGPRERMVPLINGADRTLRWFIEDVWGQFDDDHTRPGAPLFPSERRCADGSSRRVGDDALRGGLKGAAKAHLPGWGEKLTPHVLRHFCASQLYANGLDLLAIQEVLGHSWIATTMRYVHVQQTRVEDAWVAGTERAAKRLEGLVR comes from the coding sequence TTGGCGGCGCTGGCAGTCGTACGGGACCTGCGTGAGCGCTGGGCGCCCGCGACGGCGGAGGAACTGGAGCGGTTCGAGACCGACGTGCTGTCCGGGTTCGTCCTCGCGCGGGCCTCGGCCGGCCTGGCGGACGGCACGATCCGCGGGGACGTCGGGCACCTGGACCAGATCAGGACCTGGTTCGGCCGGCCCCTGTGGGACATGGAGCCTGCCGACGCGGACGCGTACTTCGGGAAGGTGCTGCGGCACTCGCCCAGCGGCACTCGGCTGGGCCGGTCACAGGCACTGAGCACGTACTTCATGTTCCTGGAGCTGCGGCACAAGGTCGAAATCCACCGGATGACCGGCCGGGTAGTCGAGTGCCCGATCGACGAGATGAACCGGCCGCGAGGCGCCAAGGACGCCCAGCTGCGGATCCCTCCGAGCGAGCCGGAGGTCGAGACACTGTTCACCGGCTGGGGCGGCGAGCTGGCCACCTGCCGCAAGTTCGCCCCGACCGCCCGGAACTACACGGCCTCGAAGCTGATGTCACAGGTCGGCCTGCGGGTGAGCGAAGCGTGCAAGCTCGACTTGGCCGACATTAAGTGGGACCTGGGCCGCTTCGGCAAGCTCCACGTCCGCCACGGCAAGGGCGCCCGCGGATCTGGGCCGCGCGAGCGCATGGTGCCGCTGATCAACGGCGCCGACCGCACGCTGCGATGGTTCATCGAGGACGTGTGGGGCCAGTTCGACGACGACCACACCCGCCCCGGCGCCCCGCTGTTCCCCTCCGAGCGCAGATGCGCCGACGGCTCCTCGCGCCGGGTGGGCGACGACGCCCTGCGCGGCGGGCTCAAGGGGGCGGCCAAGGCGCATCTGCCGGGCTGGGGCGAGAAGCTGACGCCGCACGTCCTGCGGCATTTCTGTGCATCCCAGCTCTATGCGAACGGGCTGGACCTGCTCGCAATTCAGGAGGTTCTGGGACATTCCTGGATCGCCACGACGATGCGATACGTCCACGTCCAGCAGACCCGGGTCGAGGACGCCTGGGTCGCCGGGACCGAGCGGGCCGCGAAGCGGCTGGAAGGGCTGGTCCGATGA
- a CDS encoding helix-turn-helix domain-containing protein translates to MRWNLRLTAANKGIWKASELQRSLAEHGLVISAGKMSGLWSGQPVSLKLEDLDVICVVLGCEIGDLLIPEPEKVNRPGREDVGQAAVGSRTVAPAVVPKRRDGRSLPPA, encoded by the coding sequence ATGAGGTGGAACCTGCGGCTGACCGCCGCGAACAAGGGTATCTGGAAGGCGTCCGAGCTCCAACGAAGCCTGGCCGAACACGGGTTGGTGATCTCGGCGGGGAAGATGTCCGGGCTGTGGTCCGGTCAGCCGGTCTCCCTCAAGCTGGAGGACCTGGATGTCATCTGCGTCGTGCTCGGCTGCGAGATCGGTGACCTGCTGATTCCCGAGCCGGAGAAGGTCAACCGCCCCGGGCGAGAGGATGTCGGCCAAGCCGCGGTCGGCTCCAGAACCGTCGCCCCGGCGGTGGTCCCCAAGCGCCGCGACGGCCGGTCGCTGCCGCCAGCATGA